The Exiguobacterium mexicanum genome includes a window with the following:
- the murD gene encoding UDP-N-acetylmuramoyl-L-alanine--D-glutamate ligase has product MQQQWNDKRVLVLGAARSGIAAAAYLRNVGANVTINTGSEPSTEERMKIEALGINGVFGSHPLELLDTTDMIVKNPGIPYHIPLLQAALERNIPIYTEVELAYLATDAMFVAITGSNGKTTTTTLVHELLKGGSRPVHVAGNIGFPAIEVASKAKQGDVIVIELSSFQLMGVEQFHPQAAALLNLSPAHLDYHGDFDSYADAKGNLFRNMTAADRVVVKGSDTEVMKRVPSGLPVSTFGYDSGDAHVVDGWITLHGEPVIRVEDLALGGAHNVENVLAALLLVEPFDIPRAHIERVLQTFGGVAHRTESLGRVLGRRVYNDSKATNNVAAEAALNGFEAPIVWVCGGLERGADLTSLVPALGRVKAIVAYGETAERFKSLGEAELIPSFAVATLEAAVPLAFEQSATDDVILLSPACASWDQYKTFEERGEHFVRLVNSYEEANR; this is encoded by the coding sequence ATGCAACAACAGTGGAACGATAAACGAGTCCTCGTACTCGGCGCGGCACGGAGCGGCATCGCCGCTGCCGCTTACTTAAGAAATGTCGGCGCGAACGTGACCATCAATACCGGGAGCGAACCGTCAACGGAAGAACGGATGAAAATCGAAGCGCTCGGCATCAACGGCGTCTTCGGTTCCCATCCGCTCGAATTGCTCGACACGACGGATATGATCGTCAAAAACCCGGGCATCCCGTATCACATCCCGCTCCTTCAAGCAGCGCTTGAGCGGAACATCCCGATCTATACAGAAGTGGAGCTCGCCTACTTGGCGACCGATGCCATGTTCGTCGCCATCACTGGTTCGAACGGGAAGACGACGACGACGACGCTCGTCCACGAATTGCTTAAAGGGGGAAGTCGTCCGGTGCATGTGGCAGGGAATATCGGTTTCCCGGCCATCGAAGTGGCATCGAAAGCGAAGCAGGGTGACGTCATCGTCATCGAGCTGTCGAGCTTTCAACTGATGGGCGTCGAACAGTTCCATCCGCAAGCGGCGGCACTGTTGAACTTGTCACCGGCGCATTTGGATTACCACGGCGACTTTGACTCGTATGCCGATGCCAAAGGAAACTTGTTCCGGAACATGACGGCCGCAGACCGTGTCGTCGTCAAAGGCAGCGACACGGAAGTGATGAAACGTGTCCCGTCCGGTCTTCCCGTCTCAACGTTCGGTTACGACAGTGGAGACGCACACGTAGTGGACGGTTGGATCACGCTTCATGGAGAACCGGTCATCCGCGTCGAGGACCTTGCCCTTGGTGGGGCCCATAACGTCGAGAACGTGTTGGCAGCCTTGTTGCTCGTCGAACCGTTCGACATTCCGCGAGCACACATCGAACGCGTCCTTCAGACGTTCGGCGGAGTGGCCCACCGTACAGAGAGCCTCGGGCGAGTGCTCGGCCGCCGGGTGTATAACGACTCGAAAGCGACGAACAACGTGGCCGCCGAAGCCGCATTGAACGGTTTCGAGGCCCCGATCGTCTGGGTGTGCGGAGGACTCGAACGTGGCGCCGACCTCACTTCTCTCGTTCCGGCGCTCGGCCGGGTCAAAGCGATTGTCGCTTATGGCGAGACAGCAGAGCGGTTCAAGTCGTTAGGTGAGGCCGAGCTGATTCCGTCGTTCGCGGTCGCTACGCTCGAGGCGGCGGTACCGCTCGCGTTCGAACAGTCGGCGACTGATGACGTGATCTTATTATCGCCGGCTTGTGCAAGTTGGGATCAATATAA